A region from the Pseudomonas sp. KU26590 genome encodes:
- a CDS encoding Gfo/Idh/MocA family protein: MPDANGKIRYAVVAGGWISQGAFMPGLEQTDNSVMTALVTGDPIKADQLAALYDLKSYHYDEFDTLLNSGEIDAIYLATPNFRHREFAVPALEAGIHVLLEKPMAANEEDCLAIAEAAKRSGAKLMVAYRLHFEPGTVEMVHRVRAGDLGDLRLFTATFAQTTDPANHRMQSGFDAGPVADMGPYPINAVRNLFAAEPIEVHAVGIKTPGREINTFDTVNVTLRFAEERLATFTVSYSLPSTERFQLIGTKGEFEASPCFGFGEGVAIGYRAIIDGKTTEHTHPVVDQFGGETQYFSDCILQDREPEPDGDEGWRDVRVVEAIERALTTGQPQKLEPLPERPGIGIEQARRLPLAKVPEYINTDEPNA, translated from the coding sequence ATGCCAGACGCAAACGGCAAAATCCGCTACGCAGTGGTCGCTGGAGGCTGGATCTCCCAAGGCGCATTCATGCCGGGGCTCGAACAGACCGACAACTCCGTCATGACCGCCCTCGTCACCGGAGACCCCATCAAGGCCGACCAGTTGGCGGCGCTCTATGACCTCAAAAGCTACCACTACGACGAATTCGACACCCTGCTCAACTCCGGCGAAATCGACGCCATCTACCTGGCCACCCCCAACTTCCGCCATCGCGAATTCGCCGTTCCTGCCCTGGAAGCCGGCATCCACGTGCTGCTGGAAAAGCCCATGGCCGCCAACGAAGAAGACTGTCTGGCCATCGCCGAAGCCGCTAAACGCTCGGGCGCCAAACTGATGGTCGCCTACCGCCTGCACTTCGAGCCCGGCACCGTCGAAATGGTCCACCGTGTGCGCGCCGGTGACCTCGGCGACCTGCGCCTGTTCACCGCGACCTTCGCCCAGACCACCGACCCGGCCAACCACCGCATGCAGAGCGGCTTCGACGCAGGTCCCGTGGCCGACATGGGGCCTTATCCGATCAACGCCGTGCGCAACCTGTTTGCCGCCGAGCCGATCGAAGTCCACGCCGTCGGCATCAAAACGCCTGGCCGCGAGATCAACACCTTCGACACGGTCAACGTGACGTTGCGCTTTGCAGAAGAACGCCTTGCGACCTTCACCGTGAGTTACAGCCTGCCGTCCACCGAGCGGTTCCAGCTGATCGGCACCAAGGGCGAGTTCGAAGCCTCGCCATGCTTCGGTTTCGGCGAAGGCGTAGCGATTGGTTACCGCGCGATCATCGACGGCAAGACCACCGAGCACACGCACCCGGTGGTCGACCAGTTTGGCGGCGAGACCCAGTACTTCTCCGACTGCATCCTGCAGGACCGCGAACCCGAGCCGGACGGCGACGAAGGCTGGCGCGATGTGCGGGTGGTCGAGGCGATTGAACGCGCGCTGACCACCGGCCAGCCGCAGAAGCTCGAGCCACTGCCGGAGCGCCCGGGCATCGGCATCGAGCAGGCCCGCCGCCTGCCGCTGGCCAAAGTGCCGGAGTACATCAATACAGACGAGCCGAATGCCTGA
- a CDS encoding PLP-dependent aminotransferase family protein, whose amino-acid sequence MELHIVIEGRKDLAHQVYEQLRDSIVSGRLAAGVQLPPSRLLAAQLGLSRKTISDTYSRLTYENYLVGKVGSGTFVNALSAYSPPRPAPSALASAHIVAKWEAISLPLRHPTRAGTLRFDFLGGATAKTQFPHDEWRRCVHHAVRQMSTERGFYSQPEGLPALRAAIAGHIAFARGVRCVADDVVVCNGAQQALDLIARVLIEPGSPVAVEDPGYTPARLLFAAQGAEVASVPVDSEGIIVEQIPDNVCAIYVTPSHQMPLGMPMSLARRHALLEKARRIGAIIIEDDYDSEFRYEGRPTDSLQNMDEHGVVAYVGTFSKTLLPELRLGYAVLPAAILEAVIKAKQLTDWHTSTLPQWALSKFISEGLLNKHIRRCHSTYAGRRERILARIGGDLSPWLETIPCTAGFHMAVMLKPSLDRAVDLHLLVDRARDKALGLYPLHGFYSDAPPRDGLMLGFGAIDLLDIDPALDRLRDLLMEFG is encoded by the coding sequence GTGGAATTACACATCGTTATCGAGGGCCGCAAGGACCTCGCCCATCAAGTCTATGAACAGCTGCGCGACAGTATCGTGTCGGGCCGGCTGGCGGCGGGCGTGCAATTGCCGCCCAGTCGCCTGCTGGCCGCGCAACTGGGGCTGTCGCGCAAAACCATCTCCGACACCTACAGCCGGTTGACCTACGAAAACTACCTGGTGGGCAAGGTCGGCAGCGGCACCTTCGTCAACGCCTTGAGCGCTTACAGCCCGCCTCGGCCGGCACCTTCGGCGCTGGCCAGCGCCCACATCGTGGCGAAATGGGAAGCTATCTCCCTGCCCCTGCGCCACCCGACCCGCGCGGGCACCCTGCGCTTTGATTTTCTCGGCGGCGCGACGGCAAAAACCCAGTTTCCCCATGACGAGTGGCGGCGCTGCGTGCACCACGCGGTGCGGCAGATGTCCACCGAACGCGGCTTCTATAGCCAGCCCGAAGGCCTGCCCGCCCTGCGCGCCGCGATTGCCGGGCACATTGCCTTTGCCCGCGGCGTCCGCTGCGTGGCCGATGACGTGGTGGTGTGCAACGGCGCGCAACAGGCCCTGGACCTGATCGCCCGCGTGCTCATCGAACCCGGCAGCCCCGTCGCCGTGGAAGACCCGGGCTACACACCGGCGCGGCTGCTGTTTGCCGCCCAAGGGGCCGAGGTCGCCAGCGTGCCGGTCGACAGCGAAGGCATCATCGTCGAGCAGATCCCGGACAACGTCTGCGCCATCTACGTCACGCCCTCCCATCAGATGCCGCTCGGCATGCCCATGAGCCTGGCGCGTCGACACGCCTTGCTGGAGAAAGCACGCCGGATTGGCGCGATCATCATCGAAGACGACTACGACAGCGAATTCCGCTACGAAGGGCGCCCGACTGACTCGTTGCAGAACATGGACGAACACGGCGTCGTGGCCTACGTCGGCACCTTTTCCAAAACCCTGCTGCCGGAACTGCGGCTGGGTTACGCCGTGCTGCCGGCGGCGATCCTCGAAGCGGTGATCAAAGCCAAGCAACTGACCGACTGGCACACCTCGACGCTGCCGCAATGGGCGCTGAGCAAATTCATCAGTGAAGGCCTGCTCAACAAACACATCCGACGCTGCCACAGCACCTACGCCGGACGCCGCGAACGCATCCTGGCGCGCATCGGGGGCGATCTGTCGCCCTGGCTGGAAACCATCCCGTGCACGGCCGGCTTCCACATGGCGGTGATGCTAAAGCCCTCGCTCGACCGGGCGGTCGATCTGCACCTGCTGGTCGACCGCGCGCGGGACAAAGCGCTAGGCCTCTACCCCCTCCACGGTTTCTACAGCGACGCGCCGCCGCGCGACGGACTGATGCTCGGCTTTGGTGCGATTGACCTGCTCGACATCGACCCCGCGCTGGACCGGTTGCGGGATCTGCTGATGGAATTTGGTTGA
- the treS gene encoding maltose alpha-D-glucosyltransferase: MTTPDKQYVEWLVEQSMLNAAKQRAKLYGGQGRLWQRPYAQARPRDASAIGSVWFTAYPASIITREGGSVLEALADETLWHALSEVGIQGIHNGPLKASGGLKGRERTPSIDGNFDRISFEVDSSLGTDAQFLNLSRIAAAHNAIVVDDVIPSHTGKGADFRLAEMAYEEYPGLYHMVEIKEEDWSLLPEVPAGRDAVNLQPATVDALRDKHYIVGQLQRVIFFEPGVKETDWSATPIVTGVDGKDRRWVYLHYFKEGQPSLNWLDPSFAAQQMIIGDALHAIDVMGARVLRLDANGFLGVERKADGTAWSESHPLSITGNQLLAGAIRKAGGFSFQELNLTIDDIAAMSHGGADLSYDFITRPAYQHALLTGRTEFLRLMLRQVHEFGIDPASLIHALQNHDELTLELVHFWTLHAHDQYLYQGQTFPGNILREHIREEMYERLAGEHAPYNLKFVTNGVSCTTASIITAALGIRELDSMTAADIDKIQHIHLLLVMFNAMQPGVFALSGWDLVGALPLPAEQVEHLMGDGDTRWIHRGGYDLVDMDPDCEISEGGMPRARALYGSLVEQLKRPDSFASQLKKLLAVRRAYDIAASRQILIPDVEHPGLLIMVHELPAGKGTQITALNFSGEPIVETLHLPGIAPGPVVDIINERVEGDLSEEGEFTITLDAYEGLALRVVSMAAPMM; this comes from the coding sequence ATGACCACCCCGGACAAGCAGTACGTGGAATGGCTGGTTGAGCAATCGATGCTCAACGCCGCAAAGCAACGCGCAAAATTGTATGGCGGCCAGGGCCGTCTCTGGCAGCGGCCTTACGCCCAGGCCCGTCCAAGGGATGCTTCGGCCATCGGCTCGGTCTGGTTTACCGCCTACCCGGCGTCGATCATCACCCGCGAAGGCGGCTCGGTCCTCGAAGCGCTGGCCGATGAAACACTCTGGCACGCGCTGTCGGAAGTCGGCATCCAGGGCATTCATAACGGCCCTTTGAAAGCCTCCGGCGGTTTGAAAGGCCGCGAGCGCACCCCGAGCATCGACGGCAACTTCGACCGCATCAGCTTTGAAGTGGATTCGTCCCTGGGCACCGACGCGCAGTTTCTCAACCTCAGCCGCATTGCAGCCGCGCACAACGCGATCGTCGTGGATGACGTGATCCCGTCCCACACCGGCAAGGGCGCGGATTTCCGCCTGGCCGAGATGGCCTACGAAGAGTACCCGGGCCTCTACCACATGGTGGAGATCAAGGAAGAAGACTGGTCGCTGCTGCCTGAAGTCCCCGCCGGCCGTGACGCCGTCAACCTGCAGCCGGCCACCGTCGATGCGTTGCGCGACAAGCATTACATCGTTGGCCAGTTGCAGCGGGTGATCTTCTTCGAACCCGGCGTCAAAGAGACTGACTGGAGCGCCACGCCCATCGTCACCGGCGTCGACGGCAAGGACCGCCGCTGGGTCTATCTGCATTACTTCAAAGAAGGCCAGCCATCACTGAACTGGCTGGACCCCAGTTTCGCCGCGCAACAGATGATCATCGGCGATGCCCTGCACGCCATCGACGTGATGGGCGCGCGGGTCCTGCGTCTGGACGCCAACGGCTTCCTCGGCGTCGAGCGCAAGGCCGACGGCACGGCGTGGTCCGAAAGCCATCCGCTGTCGATCACCGGCAACCAGTTGCTCGCCGGCGCGATTCGCAAGGCCGGCGGTTTCAGCTTCCAGGAGCTGAACCTGACCATCGACGATATAGCGGCGATGTCCCACGGCGGTGCTGATCTGTCCTATGACTTCATCACCCGCCCGGCGTATCAGCATGCGTTGCTGACCGGCCGCACCGAGTTCCTGCGGCTGATGCTGCGCCAGGTGCATGAGTTCGGCATCGACCCTGCGTCGCTGATCCACGCGCTGCAGAACCACGACGAGCTGACCCTGGAGCTGGTGCATTTCTGGACGCTGCACGCCCACGATCAGTACCTGTATCAGGGCCAGACCTTCCCGGGCAACATCCTGCGCGAGCACATCCGCGAGGAGATGTACGAGCGTCTGGCCGGCGAGCACGCGCCGTACAACTTGAAGTTCGTCACAAACGGCGTGTCCTGCACCACGGCGAGCATCATCACCGCGGCGCTGGGTATTCGCGAGCTCGACAGCATGACCGCCGCCGACATCGACAAGATCCAGCACATCCATTTGCTGCTGGTGATGTTCAACGCCATGCAACCGGGCGTGTTCGCGCTGTCGGGCTGGGACCTGGTGGGCGCCTTGCCGCTGCCGGCCGAGCAGGTGGAGCACCTGATGGGCGACGGCGACACCCGCTGGATCCATCGCGGTGGCTACGATCTGGTCGACATGGACCCGGACTGCGAGATCTCGGAGGGCGGCATGCCGCGGGCTCGCGCGCTGTACGGCAGCCTCGTCGAGCAGTTGAAGCGGCCGGATTCGTTCGCCTCGCAGCTGAAGAAACTGCTGGCCGTGCGCCGCGCCTACGACATCGCCGCCAGCCGCCAGATTCTGATTCCGGATGTCGAACACCCGGGGCTGCTGATCATGGTCCACGAGCTGCCGGCCGGGAAGGGCACGCAGATCACTGCGCTGAACTTCAGTGGGGAGCCCATCGTCGAGACTCTGCACCTGCCCGGTATCGCACCGGGCCCGGTGGTGGACATCATCAACGAGCGGGTCGAAGGCGATCTGAGCGAAGAGGGTGAATTCACCATCACGCTGGACGCCTACGAAGGCCTGGCGCTGCGCGTGGTCAGCATGGCGGCACCGATGATGTGA
- a CDS encoding MFS transporter, with translation MSVAQSVRAPVFVHLWSYRLTFLLSGMSLGAWAPLVPFARNRAGLEEAQLGLLLLCFGLGSMLAMPLAGMLTTRKGCRFVSLMGGALICCMLPLLATLSSLPALAVALAVFGAGLGSIDVAMNVQGLMVERDHGRPMMSGFHGLFSLGGISSALLMTLLLWLGASPLLAVAVVVALIAGMLLWHARYLVPHGADDPSAPFARPTTHVMIVGILCFVALLVEGAMLDWSAVFLNRMHQIDVAVAGGAYAVFSLAMAAGRFSGDWLRNRFGAVNLLIGGGLLVMVGFTMAILLEPWPLFLLGFALIGLGLSNTFPVYCSVVGAQTRMPAGLAIAVITGIGYCGILLGPALIGFAAHVVGLREALLCVGALMLAQVLTARRMAKG, from the coding sequence GTGTCAGTAGCTCAGTCCGTTCGTGCCCCCGTTTTCGTTCACCTGTGGAGTTACCGCCTGACGTTCCTGCTGTCCGGCATGTCGCTGGGCGCATGGGCGCCGCTGGTGCCATTCGCTCGCAACCGTGCCGGTCTTGAAGAAGCCCAGCTCGGCCTGCTGCTGTTGTGCTTCGGCCTCGGTTCGATGCTGGCAATGCCGCTGGCGGGAATGCTGACCACGCGCAAGGGTTGCCGGTTTGTGTCGCTAATGGGCGGCGCGTTGATCTGCTGCATGCTGCCGCTGCTCGCCACGTTGTCATCCCTGCCGGCGCTGGCAGTGGCCCTTGCCGTGTTCGGCGCGGGGTTGGGCAGCATCGACGTGGCCATGAACGTGCAAGGCCTGATGGTCGAGCGCGATCACGGGCGACCGATGATGTCGGGCTTCCATGGCTTGTTCAGCCTCGGCGGCATCAGCAGTGCGCTGTTGATGACCTTGCTGCTGTGGCTGGGCGCGTCGCCGTTACTGGCGGTGGCCGTGGTGGTGGCGTTGATTGCCGGGATGCTGCTCTGGCACGCGCGCTACTTGGTGCCCCATGGCGCGGACGATCCCTCGGCGCCCTTCGCCCGGCCGACCACCCACGTGATGATCGTCGGCATTCTCTGCTTCGTTGCGCTGCTGGTGGAGGGCGCGATGCTCGACTGGAGCGCGGTGTTCCTGAACCGCATGCACCAGATCGATGTGGCGGTGGCCGGCGGCGCCTACGCGGTGTTCTCCCTGGCCATGGCGGCCGGGCGGTTTTCCGGGGACTGGTTGAGGAACCGCTTCGGCGCGGTGAACCTGCTGATCGGCGGCGGGCTGCTGGTGATGGTGGGGTTTACCATGGCGATCCTGCTGGAGCCGTGGCCACTGTTCCTGCTGGGCTTCGCGCTGATCGGCTTGGGGCTGTCCAACACCTTTCCGGTGTATTGCTCGGTGGTCGGTGCGCAAACGCGGATGCCGGCGGGGCTGGCGATCGCGGTGATTACCGGTATCGGCTACTGCGGGATTTTGCTGGGGCCGGCGTTGATTGGTTTTGCCGCGCACGTGGTAGGCCTGCGGGAAGCGCTGTTGTGCGTCGGCGCGCTGATGCTCGCGCAGGTGCTGACGGCACGGCGCATGGCCAAGGGTTAA
- the selD gene encoding selenide, water dikinase SelD, with translation MTDPIRLTQYSHGAGCGCKISPKVLETILAGSGAQNLDPRLWVGNASRDDAAVYAIDDEKGVVSTTDFFMPIVDDPFDFGRIAATNAISDIYAMGGDPLMAIAILGWPVNVLAPEIAREVIRGGRAVCDAAGIPLAGGHSIDAPEPIFGLAVTGLVEKRFMKRNDTATVGCKLFLTKPLGIGILTTAEKKGLLRDEDIGLARDVMCTLNKPGSRFSRLAGVTAMTDVTGFGLLGHLVEMADGSQVTARLNAAAVPRLGSVDYYIEQDCIPGGTHRNYDSYGERIGTLTEAQKLLLCDPQTSGGLLIAVEPAEEAAFLAMAEELGLSLAPIGELVERQPLAVEVF, from the coding sequence ATGACCGACCCGATCCGTCTCACCCAATACAGCCACGGCGCCGGCTGCGGCTGCAAGATTTCGCCCAAGGTGCTGGAAACCATTCTCGCCGGCAGCGGCGCGCAGAACCTCGACCCGCGCCTGTGGGTCGGTAATGCTTCGCGCGATGACGCGGCGGTCTATGCCATCGACGATGAAAAGGGCGTCGTCTCCACCACCGACTTTTTCATGCCCATCGTCGATGATCCGTTTGACTTCGGCCGCATCGCCGCGACCAACGCCATCAGCGACATCTACGCCATGGGCGGCGACCCGTTGATGGCCATCGCCATTCTCGGCTGGCCGGTCAACGTGCTGGCCCCGGAAATTGCCCGCGAAGTGATCCGTGGCGGGCGTGCGGTGTGCGATGCGGCGGGCATCCCGCTGGCCGGTGGTCACTCCATCGATGCGCCTGAGCCGATCTTCGGTCTGGCCGTTACTGGCCTCGTTGAAAAACGCTTCATGAAGCGCAACGACACCGCGACCGTTGGCTGCAAGCTGTTCCTGACCAAGCCCTTGGGCATTGGCATCCTCACCACGGCTGAGAAAAAAGGCCTGCTGCGCGACGAAGACATCGGCCTGGCGCGCGACGTGATGTGCACGTTGAACAAGCCCGGCAGCCGTTTCTCCAGGCTGGCCGGCGTCACGGCCATGACCGACGTCACAGGCTTCGGCTTGCTCGGGCACCTGGTCGAGATGGCCGACGGCAGCCAGGTCACCGCACGGCTGAACGCTGCTGCCGTGCCCCGACTGGGCAGTGTCGATTACTACATCGAGCAGGACTGCATTCCCGGCGGCACCCATCGCAACTACGACAGCTATGGCGAGCGCATTGGCACGTTGACCGAGGCGCAGAAACTGCTGCTGTGCGACCCGCAAACCAGCGGCGGTCTGCTGATTGCCGTCGAGCCTGCCGAAGAAGCGGCGTTCCTGGCCATGGCCGAAGAACTGGGCCTGAGCCTTGCGCCGATTGGCGAGTTGGTCGAACGACAGCCACTCGCGGTCGAGGTGTTCTGA
- the mnmH gene encoding tRNA 2-selenouridine(34) synthase MnmH has protein sequence MRDNSADLREIFLNDVPMMDVRAPVEFTKGAFPGVINLPLMNDAERQKVGTSYKQDGQQAAIELGHTLVSGDLKQARIEAWASFARHQPEGFLYCFRGGLRSQITQQWLKSEAGIEYPRVIGGYKAMRSFLIEVTEQAVAECDFVLIGGLTGSGKTEVLQQLDNGLDLEGHANHRGSSFGKHATPQPGQIDFENLLAVDILKKRARQLNQFVLEDEGRIVGSRAVPVELYRTMQEAPLVWLEDSFDSRVERILKDYVTDLCAEFIAVQGAETGFAAYAERLQQSLSSIVRRLGGERYQRLAAIMDSALAEQARSGAVDLHRGWISGMLSEYYDPMYAYQRDSKDVRIEFAGDQQAVVEYLQHRQQ, from the coding sequence ATGCGCGACAACAGCGCCGACCTGCGCGAGATTTTCCTCAACGACGTGCCGATGATGGACGTGCGCGCGCCGGTGGAATTCACCAAGGGCGCGTTCCCTGGTGTGATCAATCTGCCGCTGATGAATGACGCCGAGCGGCAGAAGGTCGGCACCAGTTACAAGCAGGACGGGCAACAGGCCGCCATCGAGCTCGGGCACACGCTGGTGTCCGGCGACTTGAAACAGGCGCGAATCGAAGCGTGGGCAAGTTTTGCGCGTCACCAGCCAGAAGGTTTTTTGTATTGCTTTCGCGGTGGCCTGCGTTCGCAGATCACTCAGCAATGGCTGAAAAGCGAAGCGGGCATCGAGTATCCCCGGGTCATCGGTGGCTACAAGGCGATGCGCAGCTTTTTGATCGAGGTGACCGAACAGGCCGTGGCCGAGTGCGATTTCGTGCTGATCGGTGGCCTGACCGGCAGCGGCAAGACCGAGGTGCTGCAACAGCTCGACAACGGGCTGGACCTGGAAGGGCATGCCAATCATCGCGGTTCCAGCTTTGGCAAACATGCAACGCCGCAGCCGGGGCAGATCGATTTCGAAAATCTGCTGGCCGTGGACATTCTGAAAAAACGCGCGCGGCAGCTCAATCAGTTTGTGCTGGAGGACGAAGGGCGGATCGTCGGCAGTCGTGCGGTGCCCGTCGAATTGTACCGGACCATGCAGGAGGCGCCGCTGGTCTGGCTGGAAGACAGTTTCGACAGCCGGGTCGAGCGGATCCTGAAGGATTACGTGACCGACCTGTGCGCCGAGTTCATTGCCGTGCAAGGCGCTGAAACAGGCTTCGCGGCCTACGCCGAGCGTTTGCAGCAGAGCCTGTCGAGCATTGTTCGGCGCCTGGGCGGGGAGCGTTATCAGCGGCTGGCCGCGATCATGGACAGTGCGCTGGCGGAACAGGCGCGCAGCGGCGCAGTCGATCTGCACCGTGGCTGGATCAGCGGGATGTTGAGCGAATACTACGACCCGATGTACGCCTACCAGCGCGACAGCAAAGACGTGCGGATCGAATTCGCCGGCGATCAGCAGGCCGTCGTTGAATACCTGCAGCATCGGCAGCAGTAG